Within Diprion similis isolate iyDipSimi1 chromosome 11, iyDipSimi1.1, whole genome shotgun sequence, the genomic segment AATGGAATAAGAGAGAACGTACTGGGTTGCGGTTGACGATTCAATTTTGAGAACTGATATTTATTTGCTGCCTTCCACAATGGTCCCAATTAAAGTATCCTGAGGAAGGCAATGAGACTTTCGAATAATATTAACTGTTTGATGGATTCCCATTGAATGATATATGCGTTAAAACGGAATTATTTCGCAAATTCTTTACCTGCCGTTTCATTTCACCTTATTATTCAAACTGAGATGAttgttaaaatataaatttcaattatttagcGATCTGGTAATGCAAAAATATCTAGGCAAGGTGTAGTGGCAGGTATTACCCAATCCTGAGACGATTACGGCATAGAAACACCTGGTGGTTAACGCAGTGGCAGAGTGCAGTGCACTTTGTCCCAGTTTTGATCGAATCCGTCAGTACGTGACGTAGGATTTTGCAGTTTTAACATTAAAAAGCTATCAGCGTTTGAGAATATGAGCCATCAAATACTTACTTACATTCCAGGACCGCCTAGTTCACTTTTTTCGTAATAAATAACCCTCGTCCTCTTTATATTTTAGGCAATAATGCtggcatatttttatttttacttttttacttttcacgaCGACACACAAATAAAATGTAACGGAAGTGCCAGATATCCGTTTTCTCATGCTACCACCTTCGCTTCGCAAGTTTACCTACTTCTTACACTTTAATTCATGTCCACGAAAACGTGATACTCGGTTCTGCATAACGGGAAAACGTCATTCCACGAACGGATCAAGCATATATTCCACCGATCAACGATACCTATTTACTTATTCAATATTGTACcactgaaataaatttttgatagcGGATTAAACGaatcgaagaaaaatgttaaacctaacctattttcttttttttttccaagttggTACCAAGTGCAGCTGACGATCTGTCAAACGTCACATTTTATATACAACATTGGCGCAAGTTATCCGCtgcatttctttttcacgAATAGCAGACCATTTTCTAAACAAGGAAATTCATTGAACAGTTGAGActgaaaaaagcgaaaaacgtacctaacctaaaaatattcaaaattgacATAGAAAGTTTATTCAAATGATTGAAATCCCTAACAGGCGGTAGTAACCTATATCAACACGCGTGCGAAATCGGTATGACACTTTTGTTACTGCATGTAGTGAATACAATACAGTTATTTTCGAGTGCATGGTGGTAAACGAAAATCACAAATGAAACTGAAGGTCGAGGTAAAGTGtagacaatttttcaatgaaatttttacgatcgGAAATTGCGTACTTCAAAATGACGCGTGTACCCTGATACACACTTTGTGTACTGTAAAGTACGAATACAGCGAGATATGATGGTCTCTCGTAATTATGGAAGCGTGACATCCTTTACGAGTAAtatctgtataaaaaatactcttaagaaaattgaaagtattcaatattcattttcGCATGATTTAAAACTACTAATTATATTTGCAAAGAAGCCGACTGGACAGAATTCCGATTCAAATCATGCACACTTTTCAAGTGTTTAAATTAGCTAACCTTACTATATTTTATCGCGTAAACTTGGTTCGAACGTCTGATACGTAAAGTTGCGTAATTAATTGTACCAAAAATTTGCTCTAAACCGCCGACTACAAGCTGAATTAGGCATTGCGTAAAAAAGGTGAATTAAAAACTAAAAGTACGCGACGCCCTTACGGCACGCCACACTTTGACAACGATGAGAGAGGTTAGTTTGAATCGCGGTGAAGGGAGAAGCAAGCAGCATGGAAGATACGCGAGACCCGCGAGACGAACGAGAATACGTGTAGATagataaaaatagaagaacTGTCGGTTGATGTGTTCACGCTGTTGGGCGTTGTTCCGCGTAGAACCTGTTGATCCTCTTCTCCGACAACAATCAATTTACTTGTTTTCGCGATCTTTGAATCGATGATATGCACAGGCATCTGCTACCGCATTTCATAACAAAGtcattaattgaaaattaatttaaaatatcCGAGTAAATCGTTTATGCGTCGATTTACGTGTGATGGAGTGGGACGGTAAGAAGCACCCAAATGCATTCTTCCCTGCGCCCTCCTTAATTCGCAAATGAAATGCAAAAATGCTCAATTAATCACTTGCTCAATTACTTAGGGTGTGTGTGTTTTGTGACATACATACCGTTTTATTTATCCACTTGATTGTaataatcgttgaaattattgaaaaaatataaaattaaataaacaaataccaGTGGATGTAAATTGAATACAAGTTAcaataatttgagaaatttcgcattttcttttctcatcaaTTCTTTCGTTTTTGCTTGCAGAATATAGGTGAGTGATGGGAAAGGGTGAGGAAAACAGTGCAGCTGGGTCAGAGGCGAGTGATACttcatttttggtaaaaactaCCGAAGCCAGTAAGATGCTTGAAGCAGCTCTGTTACAAATGGACGGTATCATATCAGGTGGATATCTCAACACTTCTAATGATtgtctggaatttttttatgtcaattGAATAATCATTCGTCTTTTTTTGTACCTTGAATTATGCTATAATTAATTGACATTAGTTTCACTGCGAAATATTCACCGATAGCTATCGGTCCTTGTAGAACTTTCAATGACTTTGGTCctgcaaaaaagaattaaaataaaatgctgtgaacaaattttatatttcattatttttgctATCGAAAGATCCGTCTGTGAGACCAAGAAATCATAAGTAAGCTTCTCTTCTATTCTTCGGATGGaggaatttgaaatgaatggacattttgtaaaatatttcacaaaccATGCAATTATtgcaagtttaaaaaagtaacaaatatCATGCGTTAATGAAAAGAAAgtcttgtaaaataaattggcTTATATCAACTATCAAATTGTGAGTGGATCTTCTATTCGATTGATGTTACATTCTGTGTTTCATGTAGGAGCTTGCGCAGAGGGATCTGACAGTAACTCAGAATGGAAGGATTCGGTTAAAGAAGCCACAAAGAACCTTTTGTCAGCAATCCAAAATGCTCCATCTCCTCCACAACCCCCCGATTTGGAAACTGTTGAAGTTTTATTACACTGGCTACAACCAGTGAGTACATAATTCACGTAAAACAATATTCAAGTATAGATCGTTATTAGTAATGTaaattgaaactgaaataTACGCTGCATTACGAAGGgaagttgaaaagaaagaaagaaaactttgttttCCGTACAGAATAAGGACAAGGAAgaacaataattgaaaactTCTGATTCCAACGAATCGAATCGCTCGTTTCCGGTTTCACCTTACTTCCGGAAGGCACGTAAGCCGGTTCGATCGTGGATCACGTCCATTCGATTTGAAATCACGGCACGTATGCGTGCATCCACATAGCCGGACAGAATATTCCCGTAAAATTGAACGCCGGCGGAATATCTGCCTGCTGCAATCGTGCGAAAATGATATGCAGACGATTTAAGTATCGCTACTATTTCATAGTCACAGCAACAATAATATGCCTAATTCTTGCCGTGAGAGTATTAATGAAAGAGGTGAGTACATCACGCGTTCAActattgaaaatttgcaaaaaatattcaaattaaaaattgcgaGTGAGGTGCCGATATTCGTATAGGATGCACGCTTCCATTGCGCGCACGCGTGCGACGTGCGGCATGCCTCGTCCCCGTAGACGAGGGAAGAACAGTACCAGTCTCTATTTATAAATACAGCGTCTTCAAGATTTGGACGAGTTAATTTTAGTTTACGAGACGGAGTCTGTCCGAAGGGAGTCTCGtctgtttcgaaaatttctcaagaaATAACTGGCGAATACAGTTTCAGTTGTTAAACTAAATTGATTTCGCTGTGCGCGCGCGCTTGGACCTTCTTTCCTTCGTTTCTCCCGATTTCGATCGTGATTTACCAAGAAACTTCCGGTTTCACGATCGAAGGTTAAAATTGAATCATCGCAAGTGAAGGCCGAGATAAAAGCAAAGCTCAGCTCAATAACCCCGAAACGAGGAGAAAGAAACTGTGAAGAAAGTGGTGCGAATTTATTATACAGCAAATTTTCACCCAACTTCAACGTCGACACGCggtaaatgttgaaaaatatgaccCATGTGAACCCGTGTTGTATTTCACTGATTCATTCGACTTTGATTCGAGGGTCGATATCGTCGAAATTGGAAATTTAACGTACTGATTGACGATATCAGTGTGGTAAATACGGCAATAACAGATCGTATATTGAccgtaaatttttctccaccgTTATGGAAGATTCTTGGAGCGGTGGACTCATGGGAGGAGGAGGCGAACGTCAAGATTTGGATCCGATCACCGAGGAGGAAGACAGAAGTTATCCGAAAGGTATCACCGTGAAATCGGGAGTTTTTTAATTCACATTTCCTGTTCTAATTTAGTATATCGTGAGGAcagatgtagaaaaaaaggtttagCTTCCGTGTAGTGCTTCCTCAGCACTTGAAAGAAATCGACGCGGAAtcaatatttcgttttttcaaactttcactGCACTCGTGGAAAAGAACAGAAcagaagaaaggaaaacacATAATGCGACCCGAAATAAACTCCAACAATCGGAAATGGACGGACAGACGGGTTGATGTGGTTCCCCCAAAGCTTCTACCATATGCACTTATAGATGCCGAGAGCCTAGACCTTCCCAATTTGAGAGGACAAGGGGCATCACTCCTATAAATACGAGACTAAATAAATACCTATTTAAAGATTATACAGATgtgaatgtatgtacacacgtTAGTATagatgtgtacatatatggaTGAGCGTGGTATGCTACGTACTTATTTACATCTATATAACATTGAAGAGGGTCTCTTCAAATGAGAACCATCTCATTCAAAGTCACAATGATTATTAACTACACGATTTATAATCGTTCTGTATTCTCGTTGTTTCGGATCGATTCAAATCACATTACATATAATAACTCTGGCATTTCTTTCCTGTAACTTTCTTTTCCTCGAgctttacctttttttttgcaaagtaCATCGATTATTTAGTACGGAAAGTAGGCAAACGATacggaataataattataataataataataatcactacCAACACCCGCCATACCCAATAGGGTATGGGATCCCCATGAGTCGTTGGGCTTGTGCGGGACAAGGGAAGGAATAGTAAGTGATTATCATTATGCGACTGCAACCATCTGAAGATGATTAAGAAGAACGATACGATAAATTTACAATGCAGATTCACAATCCGATTCATCGGACACAACATCGACAATGAAACGGAACGCGTCAAAGGAGACGACTTCGGAAGTTTACGACTCTTCGGCGACATCTTCCACGTCCGAACCCGGCGACGAATATCCCGAAGTTTATTCACGTAACGTTGCAATCGAATTGCCTGGACCACCGTCAGATTTACGCAACGATTGCAGGTCACAGAGTTGCCTTTGCCAGGTATAAAAATAACTTAAAAAATCGCGTcgttaatttcaattaataatataaaagtttCGTGATTTCTCCtatttgttgttttatttttataaaactatCGCAGAACTGCCTGATGGGATACTCGAGAGCGATTGCTTTTCAAGGAAACATGAGCAATTCCTGTGCCGTTGCCGTCAACGCGGCGCATCTATCATCCCTACCGCCTTTCTACGCTACTTCTTGCCCAAGGTGGTTAACCtttgttgaattttctcattcgACGTTGCATTTGacgcgaataaatttttacgaaaaaaatttcgatgtttacATTGACTGAGTGCGAATAatgtgcaataaaaaatacttgtaCAATTAGCGCCGGAAGCGAGTTCGTTTACCGATCATCGAAAGAACCGTCACCAATGCGGTACATCGCTCCTCCGGCCCCTCGGTGCTGTCTTCCCCCCAGCCCTGGTCCAGCAATGGCTAAAGATTCATCTGGGATTCGTTCCGACGGTAAATCCTCGAGCATGACCTCATTGCCGGCAAATTCGAGCCGGTGCGCCGGGTCCTTGGACCGAAGAAGACGTCGGCTCAGGAACAGAAGCGAAAGAGACCAAAGAGCCAGGTCGCATAACGATCTGATATGCTGCGATAGGGAGAGACTTTACTGTTCTCATCAGCAATTTCAATACGCGAGCAATCCGTATATGAACGGCTATAACAATAACACTGAGGTACAAATAATTGTAGACTTGGACAGCAGTCTTTGGTGTGTTTAATTTAAGATGCAATAAGAAATTGTTtcttaaatttaaataaaatcgaaaaacgtATAATCACACGTTGAATGTTGTTTTTAACAAGGATGCACGGAGGTTTGCCGTCGttactttaattttattcgttggaaaatcATGAATTCATAACTAATTtgtcgtgttttttttcatttccacgtTACATCAACCCTTCTTAATGCAGATGATCGGTTTTTGtatcattataaaattatctttTACCCGCAAATTCCAGATTTTCATGGCCGATTATGATTTTTAGGAACGTTTGAGAAAACTGGAGAACGAACGAGGTGCGTTACACATGGAGGTATCTGTGCTCTCAGAACAGGTCGATGCTCAGTCAAACAAAATACACGAACTGGAAAGCATATTgcaggagaaaaaagaatctctGAGACAGATGGAAGAGGCTCTTCAACGGGTAACAATGAACAAAGCTACAGCTTATTTCGTTTGGCGCAGCAAATTTACCCggcaatgaaattttattgtccTCGCAATGTCATATCTTACACTGTACTCGTAATTGACAATGATTGGAGAAGAATAAACTCGCGCGCATTTTACAAgcttgaataatttgtaatgCGCGGTGCGTTCTTTTATTTAAGGAAGTTATCTCGAGGAGCACGTTAGAAACTCAGAAACTGGAGCTACTAAGTTCCATGTCCGAATTGAAGCTAAAACAGGCCAGCCTAGAACATGAGAATCGAAGTTTACGCAGCAATCCGATGTCGAACGTATGTTAATCATTCAATTGTTGATATTTCCAGTCAATAAATGTGAGAAATGATACAATACTTTTGTGTTATGTTTTAGGGTGAGAGATTCAGTCGGCATGTAGGACAGTACAGCAGCTTACCTCGGCCGCCAACGTCATCAAAAAAGGGAGTTGCATTTGGTAAGGTCGTCGCAAATTCAAACTACGGCGCACAGTCTGTCCCCTTGGCTGTTAAGGGAATCTCTGCTAGATGTCTGTCAGCCCCGATTCTAGGTTTTAATCAATTCAATCAAAATATAAGTATGCCTGCAGTGTTGCATGCTGCTACAATGATAACAGAGCCTAAATTTGAAACCCTGACTAATCACGAGATTTTTAGAACCGATTGCGAGTCAAGTGTGAATTTAATCAAGGAAATAACATTGCGATCGAATCGTATTAGCTCAGTAACAACTAAAGCTATTGTTCGAAATGATTGATGAGTCCTTACGCTTGCGAttaatcattgaaattttaaacttttcaattCTGAATTCCCAATATctgattgaatatttttcagagtGTTTTTTGTTCGTAGTATTCTGCCAAAATCACAAACTGGCATAAAATTAACACGCACGGCGATGAAAAATATCCGTCAAATGTAATgcctataattttcaaacgatttttcataGCTGAAGAGGAGAAGACAGTAATCGGCGAGGCTGCACCGCAACCTGAGTATATACCACCAAAACCGTTAGCAGATCTCACGATGGAGGAAGTTGGGGACTGGCTATCACGCCTAGGCCTCGAATGTTATGCACCTGAATTGCGACGCTGGGGTGCAACCGGAGCAAAGCTATTAGAAATGCAACAGAATCAAATTGAGAAAGAGCTTGACATAAAACATACGCTGcatcggaaaaaaatgttgtacgCTATTGAATCTGAACGACCAAATTCCGTAGGATTTTTCGGAGCTGAACAGGTAAACAGATAGGAGAATTGACAATCCCTTTCTTTCGCACCAACATactaaaataagaataaataaaaatatatatttcgtgacttACAGATGGACAGTGCAGCAGTTCTTCGGTGGCTAGACGATATTGGATTACCGCAGTACAAAGAGGCTTTTCAAAACGCGAAAATAGATGGTAGAGTTTTGCACCGATTAACTACAGAAGACTTGCTAAATTTAGGAGTAAACGCCCAATTATGTGCTGCTAGTTTACGCCGAGGAATTCAGGTATCaggattcgtttttttttctatttatttttactttcgaaaGGAACGAAGACGACCAATAAATCTTTGGATTTTCAGGTCCTCAGGGAGTTGAATTTCAACTTTGACAGCTTGGAGAGAAGGTCTATAAACGGAAATGGGGCTGACGGCACGAACGTCGCGTTATGGACGAATCACCGTGTCATGGAATGGCTGAGAGTCGTAGATCTTGCCGAATACGCGCCGAATATGCGCGGCTCTGGCGTTCACGGCGGATTGATGGTTCACGAAGGTCGTTTCACCTCTGAATTACTAGCTACTTTGCTCAGCATTCCTCCAGGAAAGACGCTACTCCGTCGGCATCTGACAACTCACTTCAACCAACTCCTAGGAAGAGAGGTCGTCCAGCACAAGCGGGAGATTGAGAGTACCTTGGGATTCGTGCCCCTCACTCTGACTGCCAGATTAAAAGTAAGTAGTTTAACCAAATGGATGATCATTTTATAAAGTGTTTACCACAATTGGGTGGATTTCTGTAGACAACAATGAAAAACGATTCAACATAGGCATTAGTTAAACGTTTTGTTATTTGCCTattcatcgaatttttttattatttattttcttctctttctcttcactATATTTAATGTAAAAGAAGAGATTGGGACTATAGACTCACGATGACTATAAACAAGggattatttcaattaataatttactTTAACTAATAATTAAGGTACCAAAGAAATCCCAGTTCACGTTGAAgcgaaagaaaagtaaaaatgaagtGGATTACGGGAACTTAGTTTGTCCTCTGGAACCTTCGCCACCAGGTACACCGTGTTCGCCTTCTTCAAGCCCTGGCAGTCCTAATCTGAGCTCACCCATTCTCTAACCAATCACAGATTCACTCGAGccagaaactaaaaaaaaaaatcaaagaacacTCGTAAGTCTAACTCCACTAATGCATACACGTAACCAATCATCCGTTCATATAGTACAAAAAGTTTAACGAACTGTgtaaacaataatatttcattgtGCGTCCTATTTTATCTTGATGCTACATTTAACTTACATGTATTTCacaataataatcttattCGTGGCATTTTAACATGAATCGTCGCTATGCTTGCGATAAATTAACTAGTGATATTCCGtgtgatttaatttttctttgaatatttcaGGTAGAGAAATTACGGAACACAAACGAGTAATTGGTTGCATATAGACAGTGAGAGAGGGAATGAGTCTGTCTTTATGTTAATCATTTGAAATACTgccaaataaaattgtaaatcaatCGAATACTTTTGCTGTAGCAGATTGTTAATATGTTACCAATAATCAAGTAACACCTAGCTATTTTACTGACTGCTTTCTAATGAActgataatgaaattttactttcaagtATACTTGGTTTCGTACTGTATGCACACATTAATTTCCATAAAATGAGTATTCTTAGACgtacatgttttttttctaaaacataCGTAACCGCGAGAGAGAAGTCGTCTGGAACTTCTGAGCTATCAATCAGATTGTAAATTACATAATGTATCGGTGAGTGTGActattgaaaatgattttctcaCGATCGTAGAAGGTAACAAaaaagagaatagaataaCGACTAGTTATTGGTTAAGTACCTTAATAAGTTTTACGATTAAATAATCATCAGTACGTATTGTTAATTATGAAGCCTGTATTTTTAATACTaagatattatacacatacaattatacaaaaaCATGGCGGTAACCTGTAttttataagaataaaaagattGCAAATAAATGTAAGAAATAAACATTAAATGAAGTTTTCATTGAAACTTACGAAGCGCTACATCGATTGATTCAAATCAATCCGCTGTATTGTACACACATcagaaatagtaaaaatcgTCGGGAATCGGTCCTGCACAAGCTTGGCGTAAGATTTTAACCCTCTTCGCTGTCTGTAATAATTAATGCGTGTATTTATGAATGAAATCTTCCTCGTTGTTTAAATCCGTCTGATTAAATTTATGTTTTGACGAGTTACGTCACTCGCGCGCTTGCTTTCCGCATTGCCGGTAACCAGGCGAGAAGCTACACTCTgtcatttgtaaattttcaaaccgtaCTTTATTTTGATCTACCCATCAAAGGATAAAATACTACAATATGCCCCATGTACAACAATCCAGTTCTACTTTAGGACATACCTTAAAATCAGGGCGGTGTGAGTTTCGGTCAAGACAGCGATAGCCGCTGCCGGCACATCTCTAGGGTGAAGACTTTCCGCaagatttttaattctctCGATTGCTTCGGTACAATTTTCAACCCCAATCTGAAACGAAGTATTAAATTACAGTGCATGTTctgttatttaattattataaaagtcTCAAAGACTAATTCTAAACCTGATTGCTGAGCGCTAATAATATCTTCGCATCCTCAGGAGAAACAGTCGGCTTGTAAGAGCCAGCTGCAGCTAACCATCCATATCTCGTTGTGTGGCCAATAATCCGCCAAcgtttttttatgattttgttAATctgagaataaagaaaaagaaagcacTGACACGATGAGAGAATATGAATTTGTCAAGTATGTAAATACCAACCGtttccaataaaaaattttcctcgcaGAATGGAAATAGGAGCGTTGTAGAATCCAAAGGACGATTTTGCGCCGTAAAAACATCGGTCTTGGATTTGCgatttcgatcgatttctGTGTTGATCAATTTTGGCGAACAGCTCTCCGGTACAGAATTGGAATTTTGTTTACTCGGATAAATCGTTTTATTAACCAGCGTGGAACCCATCCTCCTCGTTGACAGGCTTCGCGGCGAATAAGCATCTGCTT encodes:
- the LOC124412716 gene encoding uncharacterized protein LOC124412716; this encodes MGSTLVNKTIYPSKQNSNSVPESCSPKLINTEIDRNRKSKTDVFTAQNRPLDSTTLLFPFCEENFLLETINKIIKKRWRIIGHTTRYGWLAAAGSYKPTVSPEDAKILLALSNQIGVENCTEAIERIKNLAESLHPRDVPAAAIAVLTETHTALILRQRRGLKSYAKLVQDRFPTIFTISDVCTIQRIDLNQSM